The window GCTCGGGGTGGATGAGGAGACGGGAGACTTCGGGGCAGTCGAGTTTGAAGGCGTTTTCGAGGGCGGTGATGATCTCGTGGACTTGTGACATGGGGAGGTTGTCGGGGAGGGTGCAGTGGCAGTTGACCTGGATGCGGTCGGCTCCGCCGCTGTGGCTGCGAGTGACGAAGACTTCGTGAATGTCGAGGATCTCGGGGAAGGCTGCGGCGGCGCGGCGGAGGCGGACTTCGAGCTGGCGGTCGCGCTCGAGTGAAGCAGGGCGCTCGATGGTGGCAGGCTCACTTTCGATGTGGGTGAGGATGGTGGAGATCTCGGGGATCTCGCGGCGGATGTCGGACTCGAGTTGGGTGACCAGCGCGTGAGCTGCGCTGAGAGACATGGTCTCGTCGACTTCGAGGTGCTGCTCGACGTGAAGCTCGTGGTTGTACTCCTGGACGCTGACGTCGTGAATGGCGAGGTTTGAGCGTGCGGCGACGGCGCGGATGCGGTCGTGGAGGCTTTCGGCGATGGATGCGGTGGGGATGGAGTGGACGACGACGTCGGCTCCTGGGAGATGGCGGCGTACGGCGGCGGTAGCGGCCATGGTGATCTGTTCGGTGCGCTGGAAGGTGAGGTTGCGGGGGAGACCGAGGGTGACATCGGCGAAGTAGTCGGGGCCAGAGCGGCGGGTGCGAATGCGGTCGACGGAGATGACGCCGTCGATGGCTGCGACTTCTCGCATCATGTCACGGGCCTGGGCGCGGGTTTCGATGGGAGTGGCGTCGGTGAGGGCGTCGATGGTGCGACGGGCGAGGTTCCAGGTGACCCAGAGGATGATTCCAGAGACGATGATGGCGGCGATGGGGTCGGCGAGTTCGAGTTGGGGGATCTGGAAGCGCTCGCCGATATAGCTTGCGGCGAGGCCGAGGAGGACCGCGGTAGAAGACCAGATGTCAGTGCGGAAGTGGATGGCATCGGCTTCGAGGGCATCGCTCTTGGTTTCGGCGGCGATGCGGTGGAGCTTGCGAGAGCGGGTGTAGTCGACGGTGATGGAGAGAAGGAGGACGGCGAAGGGCCAGATGGAGAGCTTTAGCGCGAGGTGCTCGCGATGGGCGATGCGGCGGATGGCTTCGGTGAGGATCCAGACGCAGGAGGCGAGCATGAGGACGGATTCGATAGCGGCGGAGAGGCTTTCGATCTTGCCGTGGCCGTAGGTGTGGTCGGCGTCGGCGGGGCGGTCGGAGACCTGGACGGAGAAGAGGGTGATGCCGGCGGCGATGAGGTCGATGCCGGAGTGGGCGGCCTCGGAGAGCATGCCGAGGGAGCCGGTGAGGAGGCCGGTGACGAGCTTGAGGAGAGTGACGGCAAAGGCGGCGAGAACGGAGAAGAGTGCGGCGGAGCGCTTGGCACCGTGAGGGGTCGCGGCTTGTTCGGGCTTGGCCGTTGTGCTCATCTGGAGATGCTACATGGTTTGGATTGAGCTGTATTCCGATTTGTGTGTTCAGAGGATATGGAGTCGCTCGTGAAGTGATTACATTCCTAAGTTCTTCGCGTCTTATCTCTTTGCCCTACTGTGTCGGTAATAGTTGTCAGAATAGTTTTCGTGTTAAAGATCAGTCGAATTAGATACTCCAGGAGAAATTGCTTTCATGTCGCTGTGCCGTCGTCTCGCCCTAACTTCCGTTTTCATTGCTCTCGTCTCTTCTCCCACTATCAGCCATGCCAAAGGCCAAAAGGCGCCCACGGCCGCTGAACAAGAGAAGATTGTC is drawn from Edaphobacter lichenicola and contains these coding sequences:
- a CDS encoding cation-efflux pump — encoded protein: MSTTAKPEQAATPHGAKRSAALFSVLAAFAVTLLKLVTGLLTGSLGMLSEAAHSGIDLIAAGITLFSVQVSDRPADADHTYGHGKIESLSAAIESVLMLASCVWILTEAIRRIAHREHLALKLSIWPFAVLLLSITVDYTRSRKLHRIAAETKSDALEADAIHFRTDIWSSTAVLLGLAASYIGERFQIPQLELADPIAAIIVSGIILWVTWNLARRTIDALTDATPIETRAQARDMMREVAAIDGVISVDRIRTRRSGPDYFADVTLGLPRNLTFQRTEQITMAATAAVRRHLPGADVVVHSIPTASIAESLHDRIRAVAARSNLAIHDVSVQEYNHELHVEQHLEVDETMSLSAAHALVTQLESDIRREIPEISTILTHIESEPATIERPASLERDRQLEVRLRRAAAAFPEILDIHEVFVTRSHSGGADRIQVNCHCTLPDNLPMSQVHEIITALENAFKLDCPEVSRLLIHPEPATDNRR